A segment of the Methanofollis fontis genome:
ACCGACCGGCAACGGCTTCGACTACCCGATCTATTTCGGTCAGAACATGAGCGACGCGGAGAACACCTTCCAGATAATGTTCATTGATCTGAACGCCGGCGTGCTCAGACCAAATGCCGACCTGGAGAACCGGGGTGCGGTACGGATCAACTACACCTTCGAGAATCTGGAGACCTTTGCGGCCTTCAACGTCTACGCCTACTGCCAGAATTCGAACAACGGCGACGACATGATCGCCTGGACCAACGCCGTGCTGGCGCCCAAGACGACCAGCGGCTACTCGGTTATCGGCGCCGGCACCGGTCCGGTCCCCTCCAGGATCGAGGTAGAACCGACGATTACCGAGATCGTCGTCGGTGACGTGCAGCAGTTCACCGCCACCGCCTATGATGCCCTGAACAACGTAATCTCCGGTCTCATCTTCTCATGGATGAGTTCGGATGAAACCGTGGGGATCATCGATGAGAACGGCAACTTCACCGCCCTCGCCGCTGGCACAACAAATGTGACGGCGAACCACCTCGGTATCGCAGGTACGTCTGCTATCACGGTCGTCTCCCCCGAACCGAGAACCTGGACCATCGGTGCATCTGGATGTGACTTCACGGATCTCGACTCCGCCTTTGTCAGCCCGTCGCTGAACGATGGAGACACCATCCTTGTTTCCGCCGGGTCGTATGCCCTGAGCACACCTCTTGCAAAGACGATCACCCTCACCGGTGAGGGTGCGGACGTGGTGACGGTCACCCCGACCGGCGCTGCCTTCTCCGGTGCCGGCACGGTCATCGAGGGTATCGGGTTCACCAGTGGATCATTCAGCGTCTCCGGTGCAGAGAGCACGGTAGCGCACTGTACCTTCACCGGTTTCTCCAGCCAGCACTCCATTGCTATTTCCGGCCAGAACGTCGCGGTTGAGGGCAATGTATTCGAGAACAACCCCACCCGGTTCATGCTGGTAACCGGCAGCGGCCATACGTTTACCAACAACACCTTCGAGGCGAACGGTGGAACGCAGAATGCGGCAACCCGGTTCGACGGGTGCTCGGGTGTCACCATCGCCCGGAACACGTTTGCGAACAATACCGCGCCGGCAATTGGGCTGCGGTGTACGCTTGACAACAACAGTATCTTCCTCAATGACTTCATTGACAACAAGGCGGACCTGTTCCAGTTCCTGAACAATCCCAAACCCCTGGCTATGGCGTGGGAAATTTCATCCATCGACTATACCTATCTTGGGACACAGTATACCGGCCCGCTCGGGAACTATCACAGCAGTTACACCGGCGATGACGCCGATGGCAACGGCGTAATCGATGCGGCGTATACCATTGGCACCAACCAGGTCGACAACGCACCGCTTGTCAACCGCTGGCAGACCTACTTCCCCGATGCACCGGCACCAAAGACCGTGACCGTCGGTGCGTCCGGATGTGACTTCACGGATCTCGACTCTGCCTTTGCCAGCCCGTCCCTGAACGACGGCGACACGATTCTGGTCTCCGCCGGGTCGTATGCCCTGAGCACACCTCTTGCAAAGACGGTCACCCTCACCGGTGAGGGTGCGGACGTGGTGACTGTCACCCCGACCGGCGCTGCCTTCTCCGGTGCCGGCACGGTCATCGAGGGTATCGGGTTCACCAGTGGATCATTCAGCGTCTCCGGTGCAGAGAGCACGGTAGCGCACTGTACCTTCACCGGTTTCTCCAGCCAGCACTCCATTGCTATTTCCGGCCAGAACGTCGCGGTTGAGGGCAATGTATTCGAGAACAACCCCACCCGGTTCATGCTGGTAACCGGCAGCGGCCATACGTTTACCAACAACACCTTCGAGGCGAACGGTGGAACGCAGAATGCGGCAACCCGGTTCGACGGGTGCTCGGGTGTCACCATCGCCCGGAACACGTTTGCGAACAATACCGCGCCGGCAATTGGGCTGCGGTGTACGCTTGACGACAACCAGGTCTTCCTCAATGACTTCATTGACAACAAGGCGGACCTGTTCCAGTTCCTGAACAATCCCAAACCCCTGGCTATGGCGTGGGAAATTTCATCCATCGACTATACCTATCTGGGGACACAGTATACCGGCCCGCTCGGGAACTATCACAGCAGTTACACCGGCGATGACGCCGATGGCAACGGCGTCATCGATGCGGCGTATACCATTGGCACCAACCAGGTCGACAACGCACCGCTTGTCAACCGCTGGCAGACCTACTTCTCAGGGACAGGGCCGGAACCTGATGCACCAACTGCAGCCTTCACGGCGGATGTGACGAGCGGCGACGCTCCACTGTCAGTGCAGTTCACCGATCTCTCGACCGGCAGCCCGATCTCGTGGACATGGGACTTTGAGAATGATGGTATCGTCGATTCAACCGAACAAAACCCGGCCCACGTCTACACTGCTGTCGGCACCTACACCGTGAACCTCACGGTCACGAACGCCGTCGGCAGCGATTCCGAGGTGAAGACAGACTACATCACCGTCCACCCCGACGGCCCGGTCACCCTGTACGTCGATGCCTCCGGTGGAGGAGATTTCACGACCATCCAGGCTGCGGTCAATGCGACGTTCGATGGCGACACCATTGTCGTCCGTGACGGCACCTACGCGGAAAATATCGCAATCGACAGAACCCTTACGATCCGCTCAGAGAACGGCCCTGAAAATACCGTAGTCACAGCCGCCGATCCGGCAGCCGCTGTCATCAGTATCACTGTGGACCATGTTGTCCTCAGTGGATTGTCCGTGATGGGAACGCCGGAGGGAAGCGAAGGTCTGGCGACCTCTGGTATCTATCTGAACTATGCAGACAACTGCACCATTGAGGAGAACGCAATATCGAAGACCGGAAGGGGTGTGTACGTCTACCGTGGAGACAACAACACCATTACCCGGAACACCATGACCCGGAATGATTATGCCGTCTATCTGAACGGCTATGGTTCCAGTTCTACGTCTCCCCACCTTGCGCACAACAACACCGTCACCTATAATACCGTCACCGGCAACAACGCCGGCTCCAATCTGGCCGCTCTCAGGATCTATGCTGTCGACGATACAATCGTCGCCAACAACACCGTCACCAACAACGGCGGGTATGGCATGATCCTGAACAGAGCCGATGAAGCAGACGTCGCTTACAACAACATCTCTTCAAACGGCGATGCAGGTATCTATCTCTGGTACAGCAATTACCATACCACCATCCGCGAAAATATTGTCAGTGCAAATGCCGCCGGTTTCAAGATCACGAAGGGCGGCGGGACGAGCGACATCTATCTCAACGACATCACCGGCAATGCGGTCCCGGTTCTGGATGACAACGGTCATGCCCAGAACTGGCAGAGCCCGGAGGAGATCACCTATCTGTACAACAGTCAGAGGTACACCTCACTGGTAGGCAACTACTGGGGGTCGAACTATACCGGGACCGACGCAGACGGAAACGGCATCGGTGATGAAGCCTACACCATCGCAGGAGAGATAACCGACGCATACCCGCTCATCCAGACGCTCGACGCCTACACCGTCTATGGTCCGGTCCCTGTGGGCACGACCTACTATGTCGATGACGACGGAACCGCTGACTTCACCACCATCCAGGCGGCCCTCGACGCCGCCTCCGACGGCGACACGATCATCGTCCGTGACGGCACCTACAACGAGACCCTCACCATCGCAAAGTCGCTCACCCTCAGGTCGGAAAACGGACCCGAGACAACGAATGTGGTCTCGACCGAGAAGTACGCTGTCAGCATTTCGGCCAACAACACGATGGTATCCGGCTTCAGCCTCAGCGGGAGCGGTTCATACGGCATCTACTCTCGCTCTAATTCCATGTGCACCTTTGCCAACAACGTCATCACGGACAAAAAAATCGGCATTGATGTATTATTTGTGAGCGGCATGCGCATTGATGGCAATATCATTACTGACCTGCAGACATACGGTTCATGTATCATTTTGCAGAATACGATAGACAGTGTCATCAGCAACAATACCTGCTCGGGCGGCGGCCAAAGGGGCATTTATACGACTACGGACTGCAGCAACAACGTCATTACCGGCAATTTTATCTCCGGGAACCAGTATGGCTTCCTTCTGATGGGTTGCAAAAACAGCCGTTTCGACCGGAACATTGTGATGGACAATGAATATGCCTTCTTTATGACGTTCGACTCGGTGACTGGCAACACGTTCTTTGCAAATTCGTTTGTCAATGATTCGGCCCTGTTTGCTACCTCTCTAAAAGTGGCGAACACCTGGAACTCTCCCGAGCCGGTAACCTACACCTACAACGGCGCTACCTATACCGGAATGATCGGCAACTACTGGGGAGCAGGGTTCCCGATTGACGATGTGGACGGCAACGGCATCGGCGACACCGGTGTGAGCCTTTTCACTGACAACACCGATTCCTATCCTCTCGTATTGCCGGCTGAGGCCTACTTCGGCGAGCCCTACGGCGACATTCCGGTCCCGGCGACTGTCGAGATCGTCCCGTCTTCAGTCGTTCTCCCCGGCGAGACGACGCAGCAGTTCTCCGGCACGGTCTACGACCAGAACGGGAATGTCATGACGGGCGCCTCCTTCAGGTGGACCAGCAGTGACGAACGGGTCGGCCCCATCTCGAGCGGCGGCTTGTTCAGTGCGGAATACGCCGGCACGACGACGATCACGGGACAGTCCTATCTTGTCCGGGGCACGGCCGAGGCGGTCGTGAACAAGACCGTTCTTGAGACGGTCTGGACCGACCCCTGCGAGTCGACTGACGGCTGGACTCTCTTCAATACCGCTCTCCAGGACGGTGTCGTCTACAAGGGATCATACAGCATCGGCACCCCGGCGATCGCCGGCGATGCCTATGCCGAGAGATCCATTGACTTCCCGGACGGCGTCGCCCAGTTCAGGTTCAGGGCGTATCAGGACTCTGCTACTAACGGTGTCGGGACATACTCGTGGCTCAAGGCGTTCATCGACAACGAGACTGTCGAGACCCTTCCGGTCGGCCAGTTTAAGGGCCCTTGGAACACCTACACTATCAACATCACCGGCTACGAGACCGGGAACCATACCTTCAGAATCGAGAGCCACTTCGACCCCGGCACCTACTCCGGCCGCGCCATCGGGTTCTACGTCGACCAGCTCGAGGTCAGGATCGATCCCAGCGCGGTCACGGCCGACATTTCCTCGATCACGGTCGAGCCCACCTCGGCGACGTTGACCCACGGCGAGACGCAAGCGTTCGTCGCCACCGCCTACGACGCCGATAACAACACCGTCCCCGGTGTCTCGTTCACCTGGACCAGTTCCGACGCCACCGTCGGCACGGTCGACGCCTCCGGCATATTCACCGCTCGCAAGGTCGGCACCACCACGGTCCGCGCCGCGGTCGGTGAGGTCTTCGGCACCGCCGCGGTGACGGTGACCCCGCCGCACGGCGACCAGACTGAAGACTCGCCCCTGAATGTTCCGGGCTGCAACATCACGGATAACGGCAACGGCACGCGGCAGGTCCTGGTCAACACCACCGCCGTCAACGCCACCGTCTCCGGCAACACCATCCGGATAGAAGAGGATACATTCAGCCTCATCCTCGAGACCGAGGGCGCTCCCAGCGTCGGCAACGGCACCGTGAACGGCACGGTCGCCGGCATCACCCTCAACACCAC
Coding sequences within it:
- a CDS encoding NosD domain-containing protein, translated to MTTRSSRTDGRFMRWIAATFLLLLLFSIAPASADPLEQTRHVFVEVSNADGVKYDLDGAAFVGPNNTYYIKADGGGLNELHITADAADAQGQVTTSSDQSGVFYVSNTGGRGFDDEIVLLLAVNGTVPDDFAVHIKTSGYTWTPSAVTNQIPTNYTYVEGAVDETFTKEDFLYGPQTWKPGPGNPEPYLPPGLPLYEYQDVADTSDNFSLMFIDLDVGNMYPSKFGTSLTDNGAAKVEYSFENLETFASFNAYGWCLAANQGQGISWTNRVNAAGETAVGASSYAVIGIPPVLTSIAVTPASVDAEIGDSIQFTATAYDGDDEVMSDISFAWSSSDETVGTVNATGYFNALTAGTTTLTAANGMVEGTAEVTVTAAPSGPQPLPDYNNVFFKVANDGGVKYNAFGNNTYNFRFEGYDRGLNALHISTDPVSNFGQVTLSENQSGTFFATDSGGKGYEDDIILMVAVNGTISDNFMLHITADGYTWTPNPVSNQAPPLDTVTYQPFTLNETFTKDDFRYGPQIWKPTGNGFDYPIYFGQNMSDAENTFQIMFIDLNAGVLRPNADLENRGAVRINYTFENLETFAAFNVYAYCQNSNNGDDMIAWTNAVLAPKTTSGYSVIGAGTGPVPSRIEVEPTITEIVVGDVQQFTATAYDALNNVISGLIFSWMSSDETVGIIDENGNFTALAAGTTNVTANHLGIAGTSAITVVSPEPRTWTIGASGCDFTDLDSAFVSPSLNDGDTILVSAGSYALSTPLAKTITLTGEGADVVTVTPTGAAFSGAGTVIEGIGFTSGSFSVSGAESTVAHCTFTGFSSQHSIAISGQNVAVEGNVFENNPTRFMLVTGSGHTFTNNTFEANGGTQNAATRFDGCSGVTIARNTFANNTAPAIGLRCTLDNNSIFLNDFIDNKADLFQFLNNPKPLAMAWEISSIDYTYLGTQYTGPLGNYHSSYTGDDADGNGVIDAAYTIGTNQVDNAPLVNRWQTYFPDAPAPKTVTVGASGCDFTDLDSAFASPSLNDGDTILVSAGSYALSTPLAKTVTLTGEGADVVTVTPTGAAFSGAGTVIEGIGFTSGSFSVSGAESTVAHCTFTGFSSQHSIAISGQNVAVEGNVFENNPTRFMLVTGSGHTFTNNTFEANGGTQNAATRFDGCSGVTIARNTFANNTAPAIGLRCTLDDNQVFLNDFIDNKADLFQFLNNPKPLAMAWEISSIDYTYLGTQYTGPLGNYHSSYTGDDADGNGVIDAAYTIGTNQVDNAPLVNRWQTYFSGTGPEPDAPTAAFTADVTSGDAPLSVQFTDLSTGSPISWTWDFENDGIVDSTEQNPAHVYTAVGTYTVNLTVTNAVGSDSEVKTDYITVHPDGPVTLYVDASGGGDFTTIQAAVNATFDGDTIVVRDGTYAENIAIDRTLTIRSENGPENTVVTAADPAAAVISITVDHVVLSGLSVMGTPEGSEGLATSGIYLNYADNCTIEENAISKTGRGVYVYRGDNNTITRNTMTRNDYAVYLNGYGSSSTSPHLAHNNTVTYNTVTGNNAGSNLAALRIYAVDDTIVANNTVTNNGGYGMILNRADEADVAYNNISSNGDAGIYLWYSNYHTTIRENIVSANAAGFKITKGGGTSDIYLNDITGNAVPVLDDNGHAQNWQSPEEITYLYNSQRYTSLVGNYWGSNYTGTDADGNGIGDEAYTIAGEITDAYPLIQTLDAYTVYGPVPVGTTYYVDDDGTADFTTIQAALDAASDGDTIIVRDGTYNETLTIAKSLTLRSENGPETTNVVSTEKYAVSISANNTMVSGFSLSGSGSYGIYSRSNSMCTFANNVITDKKIGIDVLFVSGMRIDGNIITDLQTYGSCIILQNTIDSVISNNTCSGGGQRGIYTTTDCSNNVITGNFISGNQYGFLLMGCKNSRFDRNIVMDNEYAFFMTFDSVTGNTFFANSFVNDSALFATSLKVANTWNSPEPVTYTYNGATYTGMIGNYWGAGFPIDDVDGNGIGDTGVSLFTDNTDSYPLVLPAEAYFGEPYGDIPVPATVEIVPSSVVLPGETTQQFSGTVYDQNGNVMTGASFRWTSSDERVGPISSGGLFSAEYAGTTTITGQSYLVRGTAEAVVNKTVLETVWTDPCESTDGWTLFNTALQDGVVYKGSYSIGTPAIAGDAYAERSIDFPDGVAQFRFRAYQDSATNGVGTYSWLKAFIDNETVETLPVGQFKGPWNTYTINITGYETGNHTFRIESHFDPGTYSGRAIGFYVDQLEVRIDPSAVTADISSITVEPTSATLTHGETQAFVATAYDADNNTVPGVSFTWTSSDATVGTVDASGIFTARKVGTTTVRAAVGEVFGTAAVTVTPPHGDQTEDSPLNVPGCNITDNGNGTRQVLVNTTAVNATVSGNTIRIEEDTFSLILETEGAPSVGNGTVNGTVAGITLNTTPVTTLFDTLGTVTASLEANLTGIPAGAAVQTTVSANVSADAMSAFQLAATADGLNLDAVAYTLNIVKTNLTNGQDISDATIRMAVSQAWVDSHGGVDAVAIIRSAEDGTKEVLATTYIGLDADGNLIFEGYSPNGLSVFGLAAASASTTPSGSSSSSGGSSNVASFAGSVPAGATRTFTVTQTAVKQIGVTAKDDIGDLLITVKAVSLPSEIEAPVQATYQIQEIALYRADTAAIGSAAIEFAVPTSWLDARGLTTDDIVLLRYVDGAWTTLPTTFVEEKNGFAYYSAETPGFSYFAIAVEKSVQAEAGEPAAETTTAAVSMTTSATGTTAAATTPQPSPLPWFVAVVAIGALFLLRKH